In Danaus plexippus chromosome 9 unlocalized genomic scaffold, MEX_DaPlex mxdp_26, whole genome shotgun sequence, the following proteins share a genomic window:
- the LOC116767808 gene encoding matrix metalloproteinase-2-like isoform X1 translates to MELDKCVLVVLLLLGLLSPAAARTIFLEEDVVTFEEVSFLKKYGYLSEQGFGSPTYTAQSIAEAVRSMQTFAGLPPTGQLDSETRKLFKRKRCGVKDIETKSNKIKRYILQQGWGRKAITYRVINGSSTLEKSRVEALMANALAVWAPHGNLRFKSLSSAADIQVSFASKDHGDGFPFDGPGHVVAHAFPPPHGAMHFDDDEQWGDNANEEDEDVTDFFAVAVHEVGHALGLSHSNVKSSVMYPYYQVPVEKLHEDDILGMQELYLKEQPSSAEIAASFTIAPRSTVADSDENLLPDLCYANYDTLQVIQNKLYVFEEEWVWVLSERKIIEEGYPKRFHDVFVGLPRHFKVIRTIYENRNGHIVIFSGRSYFAFSSRFHLIKRGRITDFKIPSRVAELTTVFLSNYNNKTYLIDDERYWRYDEDTETMDKGYPKQMSAWRDVPYPVDAALIWKGDTFFFRGPRFWRFDNKSVKAHPYYPLPTAVVWFPCEPTPDIAIYLTNSEP, encoded by the exons ATGGAATTGGATAAATGTGTGTTGGTTGTGCTGTTGCTGCTGGGCTTGCTGAGTCCAGCGGCAGCTCGGACGATATTTCTTGAAGAAGACGTTGTCACGTTTGAAGAG GtaagctttttaaaaaaatatggttacCTATCTGAACAAGGGTTTGGCTCCCCCACTTACACGGCACAATCTATTGCTGAAGCCGTACGAAGTATGCAGACCTTTGCTGGCCTTCCGCCAACTGGACAGCTAGATTCAGAAACCAGAAAG ctatttaaaagaaaacgttGTGGTGTGAAAGATATCGAAACGAAATCAAACAAAATCAAAAGATATATCCTGCAACAAGGATGGGGGAGAAAGGCTATCACATACAG GGTTATCAATGGCTCGAGTACATTAGAGAAGTCCCGCGTAGAGGCTTTAATGGCCAACGCGTTGGCCGTATGGGCGCCACATGGAAACCTACGCTTTAAATCCCTAAGCTCCGCAGCCGACATACAAGTGTCCTTCGCCAGCAAGGATCATGGAGATGG GTTTCCTTTTGACGGGCCAGGTCATGTGGTGGCCCACGCGTTCCCACCTCCCCATGGCGCGATGCATTTTGACGATGATGAGCAATGGGGTGATAACGCCAACGAGGAGGACGAAGACGTCACCGACTTCTTTGCGGTGGCCGTTCATGAGGTCGGCCACGCTCTGGGGCTGTCGCATTCGAATGTTAAATCCTCAGTGATGTATCCATATTACCAAGTGCCCGTCGAAAAGCTACATGAAGATGACATTTTGGGGATGCAGGAACTATATC tgaAGGAGCAGCCGTCGTCGGCGGAGATCGCAGCCAGTTTCACAATAGCTCCACGGTCCACAGTGGCTGACAGCGATGAAAACCTCCTGCCAGACCTGTGCTACGCCAACTACGATACTCTACAGGTCATCCAGAACAAGCTGTACGTGTTCGAGGAGGAG TGGGTATGGGTTTTATCCGAAAGAAAGATCATAGAGGAAGGCTATCCGAAGCGGTTCCACGATGTGTTTGTGGGATTGCCGAggcattttaaagttatacgCACCATATATGAAAACAGGAACGgccatattgttatattttcag GTCGCAGTTACTTTGCATTCAGTTCGCGTTTCCACCTCATCAAACGCGGGAGAATCACAGATTTTAAGATACCCTCCCGAGTAGCCGAACTGACCACCGTGTTTTTGTCAAATTACAACAATAAGACGTACCTCATAGACGACGAGAGATACTGGCGTTACGACGAAGACACGGAAACGATGGACAAAGGATATCCGAAGCAAATGTCAGCGTGGAGGGATGTCCCGTATCCCGTGGACGCAGCACTGATCTGGAAAGGAG ACACGTTCTTCTTCCGAGGGCCTCGTTTCTGGCGTTTCGATAACAAGTCTGTGAAGGCGCATCCCTACTACCCGCTGCCCACCGCCGTCGTGTGGTTCCCTTGCGAACCTACACCAGATATAGCTATATATCTCACCAACTCCGAGCCTTGA
- the LOC116767808 gene encoding matrix metalloproteinase-25-like isoform X2 — MQTFAGLPPTGQLDSETRKLFKRKRCGVKDIETKSNKIKRYILQQGWGRKAITYRVINGSSTLEKSRVEALMANALAVWAPHGNLRFKSLSSAADIQVSFASKDHGDGFPFDGPGHVVAHAFPPPHGAMHFDDDEQWGDNANEEDEDVTDFFAVAVHEVGHALGLSHSNVKSSVMYPYYQVPVEKLHEDDILGMQELYLKEQPSSAEIAASFTIAPRSTVADSDENLLPDLCYANYDTLQVIQNKLYVFEEEWVWVLSERKIIEEGYPKRFHDVFVGLPRHFKVIRTIYENRNGHIVIFSGRSYFAFSSRFHLIKRGRITDFKIPSRVAELTTVFLSNYNNKTYLIDDERYWRYDEDTETMDKGYPKQMSAWRDVPYPVDAALIWKGDTFFFRGPRFWRFDNKSVKAHPYYPLPTAVVWFPCEPTPDIAIYLTNSEP; from the exons ATGCAGACCTTTGCTGGCCTTCCGCCAACTGGACAGCTAGATTCAGAAACCAGAAAG ctatttaaaagaaaacgttGTGGTGTGAAAGATATCGAAACGAAATCAAACAAAATCAAAAGATATATCCTGCAACAAGGATGGGGGAGAAAGGCTATCACATACAG GGTTATCAATGGCTCGAGTACATTAGAGAAGTCCCGCGTAGAGGCTTTAATGGCCAACGCGTTGGCCGTATGGGCGCCACATGGAAACCTACGCTTTAAATCCCTAAGCTCCGCAGCCGACATACAAGTGTCCTTCGCCAGCAAGGATCATGGAGATGG GTTTCCTTTTGACGGGCCAGGTCATGTGGTGGCCCACGCGTTCCCACCTCCCCATGGCGCGATGCATTTTGACGATGATGAGCAATGGGGTGATAACGCCAACGAGGAGGACGAAGACGTCACCGACTTCTTTGCGGTGGCCGTTCATGAGGTCGGCCACGCTCTGGGGCTGTCGCATTCGAATGTTAAATCCTCAGTGATGTATCCATATTACCAAGTGCCCGTCGAAAAGCTACATGAAGATGACATTTTGGGGATGCAGGAACTATATC tgaAGGAGCAGCCGTCGTCGGCGGAGATCGCAGCCAGTTTCACAATAGCTCCACGGTCCACAGTGGCTGACAGCGATGAAAACCTCCTGCCAGACCTGTGCTACGCCAACTACGATACTCTACAGGTCATCCAGAACAAGCTGTACGTGTTCGAGGAGGAG TGGGTATGGGTTTTATCCGAAAGAAAGATCATAGAGGAAGGCTATCCGAAGCGGTTCCACGATGTGTTTGTGGGATTGCCGAggcattttaaagttatacgCACCATATATGAAAACAGGAACGgccatattgttatattttcag GTCGCAGTTACTTTGCATTCAGTTCGCGTTTCCACCTCATCAAACGCGGGAGAATCACAGATTTTAAGATACCCTCCCGAGTAGCCGAACTGACCACCGTGTTTTTGTCAAATTACAACAATAAGACGTACCTCATAGACGACGAGAGATACTGGCGTTACGACGAAGACACGGAAACGATGGACAAAGGATATCCGAAGCAAATGTCAGCGTGGAGGGATGTCCCGTATCCCGTGGACGCAGCACTGATCTGGAAAGGAG ACACGTTCTTCTTCCGAGGGCCTCGTTTCTGGCGTTTCGATAACAAGTCTGTGAAGGCGCATCCCTACTACCCGCTGCCCACCGCCGTCGTGTGGTTCCCTTGCGAACCTACACCAGATATAGCTATATATCTCACCAACTCCGAGCCTTGA
- the LOC116767807 gene encoding thioredoxin reductase 1, mitochondrial isoform X3: MTIYNNFKRISNYSKGFFRYDGMIMIARRSFSNGTYDYDLAVIGGGSGGLACAKEAVNLGAKVAVLDYVTPSPQGTKWGLGGTCVNVGCIPKKLMHQAAILGESIHEAVAYGWEVPSINQVKINWSALTEAVQNHIKSVNWVTRVDLREKKIEYINGLGEFKDPHTLVATLKNGNKKELTAKNILIAVGGRPHYPDIPGAKEYCITSDDIFSLSHPPGKTLVVGAGYIGLECAGFLNSLGFPATVLVRSVPLRGFDQQMAGLVTSEMQEKGVVFQHKCVPLSVERLESGQLKARWMNTDTQQQSEDVFDTVLLATGRYALTEQLNLKAAGVTTLDDHGKVVSSDESTNVPHIFAVGDVLSSRPELTPVAIHAGRLLARRMLGGGKQHMDYDNVATTVFTPLEYGCVGLSEETALERYGADNLEVYHAYYKPTEFFIPQKNIRNCYLKAVVRREAPYQVLGLHFVGPAAGEVIQGFAAAIKCGLTMEQLMNTVGIHPTVAEEFTRLNITKRSGKDPNPASCCS; encoded by the exons ATgacaatatacaataattttaaaagaataagtaATTATTCAAAGGGATTCTTCCGTTATGATGGGATGATAATGATCGCTCGACGTAGCTTTTCTA ATGGAACATATGACTATGATCTAGCGGTAATCGGTGGTGGTTCAGGGGGTCTTGCTTGTGCAAAGGAAGCTGTGAACCTGGGTGCCAAAGTGGCAGTATTAGATTATGTGACCCCATCACCTCAAGGAACAAAGTGGGGCCTCGGTGGGACATGTGTCAATGTTGGTTGCATACCAAAGAAGTTGATGCACCAGGCTGCGATACTCGGTGAAAGCATACAT gaAGCCGTCGCCTACGGGTGGGAAGTGCCTTCTATAAACCAGGTCAAAATAAACTGGTCGGCGTTGACCGAAGCCGTTCAGAATCATATCAAATCGGTCAATTGGGTCACCAGAGTAGACTTAAGGGAGAAGAAAATCGAATATATCAATGGTTTGGGAGAGTTCAAGGATCCGCACACGCTGGTCGCCACGCTGAAGAACGGGAACAAGAAGGAACTGACGGCTAAGAACATTCTGATAGCCGTGGGCGGACGACCACACTACCCTGATATCCCTGGAGCCAAGGAGTACTGCATCACCAGCGATGACATCTTCAGCTTGAGCCATCCCCCCGGCAAGACGCTAGTCGTGGGCGCTGGGT ATATCGGTCTAGAATGCGCGGGTTTCCTCAACTCGCTGGGCTTCCCGGCGACGGTGCTGGTGAGGTCGGTGCCGCTGCGAGGCTTCGACCAGCAGATGGCGGGTCTGGTCACCAGCGAGATGCAGGAGAAGGGCGTGGTGTTCCAGCACAAGTGCGTGCCGCTCTCCGTGGAGCGGCTGGAGTCCGGCCAGCTCAAGGCTCGCTGGATGAACACGGACACGCAGCAACA GAGCGAAGACGTGTTCGACACAGTGTTACTGGCCACAGGAAGATACGCGCTCACCGAACAGCTCAACCTGAAGGCCGCCGGGGTCACG ACGTTGGACGATCACGGCAAGGTGGTCTCCAGCGACGAGTCCACCAACGTCCCTCACATCTTCGCGGTCGGCGACGTGCTGTCGTCGCGGCCGGAGCTGACCCCGGTGGCGATCCACGCGGGCCGGCTCCTCGCGCGCCGCATGCTCGGCGGCGGGAAGCAACACATGGACTACGACAACGTCGCCACCACCGTCTTCACTCCGCTGGAGTACGGCTGCGTGGGCCTCAGCGAGGAGACGGCGCTCGAGAG ATACGGCGCTGACAACCTGGAGGTGTACCACGCCTACTACAAGCCGACCGAGTTCTTCATACCTCAGAAGAACATTCGGAACTGTTACTTGAAGGCGGTGGTCCGGCGCGAGGCTCCCTACCAGGTGCTGGGGCTTCACTTCGTGGGCCCCGCGGCCGGGGAGGTCATCCAAGGCTTCGCCGCCGCTATCAA GTGCGGTTTGACCATGGAACAGCTGATGAACACGGTGGGCATCCACCCCACGGTGGCCGAGGAGTTCACGAGACTGAACATCACCAAGAGGTCCGGCAAGGATCCCAACCCCGCCTCCTGCTGCAGCTAG
- the LOC116767807 gene encoding thioredoxin reductase 2, mitochondrial isoform X2 encodes MDLTELCINKDHCNRFCTSSKPRINPLISADMCIPEVLDGTYDYDLAVIGGGSGGLACAKEAVNLGAKVAVLDYVTPSPQGTKWGLGGTCVNVGCIPKKLMHQAAILGESIHEAVAYGWEVPSINQVKINWSALTEAVQNHIKSVNWVTRVDLREKKIEYINGLGEFKDPHTLVATLKNGNKKELTAKNILIAVGGRPHYPDIPGAKEYCITSDDIFSLSHPPGKTLVVGAGYIGLECAGFLNSLGFPATVLVRSVPLRGFDQQMAGLVTSEMQEKGVVFQHKCVPLSVERLESGQLKARWMNTDTQQQSEDVFDTVLLATGRYALTEQLNLKAAGVTTLDDHGKVVSSDESTNVPHIFAVGDVLSSRPELTPVAIHAGRLLARRMLGGGKQHMDYDNVATTVFTPLEYGCVGLSEETALERYGADNLEVYHAYYKPTEFFIPQKNIRNCYLKAVVRREAPYQVLGLHFVGPAAGEVIQGFAAAIKCGLTMEQLMNTVGIHPTVAEEFTRLNITKRSGKDPNPASCCS; translated from the exons GTACATCCAGCAAACCAAGAATCAATCCCCTTATATCGGCGGACATGTGTATTCCGGAAGTTTTAG ATGGAACATATGACTATGATCTAGCGGTAATCGGTGGTGGTTCAGGGGGTCTTGCTTGTGCAAAGGAAGCTGTGAACCTGGGTGCCAAAGTGGCAGTATTAGATTATGTGACCCCATCACCTCAAGGAACAAAGTGGGGCCTCGGTGGGACATGTGTCAATGTTGGTTGCATACCAAAGAAGTTGATGCACCAGGCTGCGATACTCGGTGAAAGCATACAT gaAGCCGTCGCCTACGGGTGGGAAGTGCCTTCTATAAACCAGGTCAAAATAAACTGGTCGGCGTTGACCGAAGCCGTTCAGAATCATATCAAATCGGTCAATTGGGTCACCAGAGTAGACTTAAGGGAGAAGAAAATCGAATATATCAATGGTTTGGGAGAGTTCAAGGATCCGCACACGCTGGTCGCCACGCTGAAGAACGGGAACAAGAAGGAACTGACGGCTAAGAACATTCTGATAGCCGTGGGCGGACGACCACACTACCCTGATATCCCTGGAGCCAAGGAGTACTGCATCACCAGCGATGACATCTTCAGCTTGAGCCATCCCCCCGGCAAGACGCTAGTCGTGGGCGCTGGGT ATATCGGTCTAGAATGCGCGGGTTTCCTCAACTCGCTGGGCTTCCCGGCGACGGTGCTGGTGAGGTCGGTGCCGCTGCGAGGCTTCGACCAGCAGATGGCGGGTCTGGTCACCAGCGAGATGCAGGAGAAGGGCGTGGTGTTCCAGCACAAGTGCGTGCCGCTCTCCGTGGAGCGGCTGGAGTCCGGCCAGCTCAAGGCTCGCTGGATGAACACGGACACGCAGCAACA GAGCGAAGACGTGTTCGACACAGTGTTACTGGCCACAGGAAGATACGCGCTCACCGAACAGCTCAACCTGAAGGCCGCCGGGGTCACG ACGTTGGACGATCACGGCAAGGTGGTCTCCAGCGACGAGTCCACCAACGTCCCTCACATCTTCGCGGTCGGCGACGTGCTGTCGTCGCGGCCGGAGCTGACCCCGGTGGCGATCCACGCGGGCCGGCTCCTCGCGCGCCGCATGCTCGGCGGCGGGAAGCAACACATGGACTACGACAACGTCGCCACCACCGTCTTCACTCCGCTGGAGTACGGCTGCGTGGGCCTCAGCGAGGAGACGGCGCTCGAGAG ATACGGCGCTGACAACCTGGAGGTGTACCACGCCTACTACAAGCCGACCGAGTTCTTCATACCTCAGAAGAACATTCGGAACTGTTACTTGAAGGCGGTGGTCCGGCGCGAGGCTCCCTACCAGGTGCTGGGGCTTCACTTCGTGGGCCCCGCGGCCGGGGAGGTCATCCAAGGCTTCGCCGCCGCTATCAA GTGCGGTTTGACCATGGAACAGCTGATGAACACGGTGGGCATCCACCCCACGGTGGCCGAGGAGTTCACGAGACTGAACATCACCAAGAGGTCCGGCAAGGATCCCAACCCCGCCTCCTGCTGCAGCTAG
- the LOC116767807 gene encoding thioredoxin reductase 2, mitochondrial isoform X1, whose translation MTIKHCSPIYLFNKKSFSCHILVLTLSVLGEGTSSKPRINPLISADMCIPEVLDGTYDYDLAVIGGGSGGLACAKEAVNLGAKVAVLDYVTPSPQGTKWGLGGTCVNVGCIPKKLMHQAAILGESIHEAVAYGWEVPSINQVKINWSALTEAVQNHIKSVNWVTRVDLREKKIEYINGLGEFKDPHTLVATLKNGNKKELTAKNILIAVGGRPHYPDIPGAKEYCITSDDIFSLSHPPGKTLVVGAGYIGLECAGFLNSLGFPATVLVRSVPLRGFDQQMAGLVTSEMQEKGVVFQHKCVPLSVERLESGQLKARWMNTDTQQQSEDVFDTVLLATGRYALTEQLNLKAAGVTTLDDHGKVVSSDESTNVPHIFAVGDVLSSRPELTPVAIHAGRLLARRMLGGGKQHMDYDNVATTVFTPLEYGCVGLSEETALERYGADNLEVYHAYYKPTEFFIPQKNIRNCYLKAVVRREAPYQVLGLHFVGPAAGEVIQGFAAAIKCGLTMEQLMNTVGIHPTVAEEFTRLNITKRSGKDPNPASCCS comes from the exons GTACATCCAGCAAACCAAGAATCAATCCCCTTATATCGGCGGACATGTGTATTCCGGAAGTTTTAG ATGGAACATATGACTATGATCTAGCGGTAATCGGTGGTGGTTCAGGGGGTCTTGCTTGTGCAAAGGAAGCTGTGAACCTGGGTGCCAAAGTGGCAGTATTAGATTATGTGACCCCATCACCTCAAGGAACAAAGTGGGGCCTCGGTGGGACATGTGTCAATGTTGGTTGCATACCAAAGAAGTTGATGCACCAGGCTGCGATACTCGGTGAAAGCATACAT gaAGCCGTCGCCTACGGGTGGGAAGTGCCTTCTATAAACCAGGTCAAAATAAACTGGTCGGCGTTGACCGAAGCCGTTCAGAATCATATCAAATCGGTCAATTGGGTCACCAGAGTAGACTTAAGGGAGAAGAAAATCGAATATATCAATGGTTTGGGAGAGTTCAAGGATCCGCACACGCTGGTCGCCACGCTGAAGAACGGGAACAAGAAGGAACTGACGGCTAAGAACATTCTGATAGCCGTGGGCGGACGACCACACTACCCTGATATCCCTGGAGCCAAGGAGTACTGCATCACCAGCGATGACATCTTCAGCTTGAGCCATCCCCCCGGCAAGACGCTAGTCGTGGGCGCTGGGT ATATCGGTCTAGAATGCGCGGGTTTCCTCAACTCGCTGGGCTTCCCGGCGACGGTGCTGGTGAGGTCGGTGCCGCTGCGAGGCTTCGACCAGCAGATGGCGGGTCTGGTCACCAGCGAGATGCAGGAGAAGGGCGTGGTGTTCCAGCACAAGTGCGTGCCGCTCTCCGTGGAGCGGCTGGAGTCCGGCCAGCTCAAGGCTCGCTGGATGAACACGGACACGCAGCAACA GAGCGAAGACGTGTTCGACACAGTGTTACTGGCCACAGGAAGATACGCGCTCACCGAACAGCTCAACCTGAAGGCCGCCGGGGTCACG ACGTTGGACGATCACGGCAAGGTGGTCTCCAGCGACGAGTCCACCAACGTCCCTCACATCTTCGCGGTCGGCGACGTGCTGTCGTCGCGGCCGGAGCTGACCCCGGTGGCGATCCACGCGGGCCGGCTCCTCGCGCGCCGCATGCTCGGCGGCGGGAAGCAACACATGGACTACGACAACGTCGCCACCACCGTCTTCACTCCGCTGGAGTACGGCTGCGTGGGCCTCAGCGAGGAGACGGCGCTCGAGAG ATACGGCGCTGACAACCTGGAGGTGTACCACGCCTACTACAAGCCGACCGAGTTCTTCATACCTCAGAAGAACATTCGGAACTGTTACTTGAAGGCGGTGGTCCGGCGCGAGGCTCCCTACCAGGTGCTGGGGCTTCACTTCGTGGGCCCCGCGGCCGGGGAGGTCATCCAAGGCTTCGCCGCCGCTATCAA GTGCGGTTTGACCATGGAACAGCTGATGAACACGGTGGGCATCCACCCCACGGTGGCCGAGGAGTTCACGAGACTGAACATCACCAAGAGGTCCGGCAAGGATCCCAACCCCGCCTCCTGCTGCAGCTAG
- the LOC116767807 gene encoding thioredoxin reductase 1, mitochondrial isoform X4 codes for MAPIGDWMCCGRKHKSVAPIVNCKDGTYDYDLAVIGGGSGGLACAKEAVNLGAKVAVLDYVTPSPQGTKWGLGGTCVNVGCIPKKLMHQAAILGESIHEAVAYGWEVPSINQVKINWSALTEAVQNHIKSVNWVTRVDLREKKIEYINGLGEFKDPHTLVATLKNGNKKELTAKNILIAVGGRPHYPDIPGAKEYCITSDDIFSLSHPPGKTLVVGAGYIGLECAGFLNSLGFPATVLVRSVPLRGFDQQMAGLVTSEMQEKGVVFQHKCVPLSVERLESGQLKARWMNTDTQQQSEDVFDTVLLATGRYALTEQLNLKAAGVTTLDDHGKVVSSDESTNVPHIFAVGDVLSSRPELTPVAIHAGRLLARRMLGGGKQHMDYDNVATTVFTPLEYGCVGLSEETALERYGADNLEVYHAYYKPTEFFIPQKNIRNCYLKAVVRREAPYQVLGLHFVGPAAGEVIQGFAAAIKCGLTMEQLMNTVGIHPTVAEEFTRLNITKRSGKDPNPASCCS; via the exons ATGGCACCTATAG GTGATTGGATGTGTTGTGGCCGTAAACACAAGTCAGTAGCACCTATAGTGAATTGTAAAG ATGGAACATATGACTATGATCTAGCGGTAATCGGTGGTGGTTCAGGGGGTCTTGCTTGTGCAAAGGAAGCTGTGAACCTGGGTGCCAAAGTGGCAGTATTAGATTATGTGACCCCATCACCTCAAGGAACAAAGTGGGGCCTCGGTGGGACATGTGTCAATGTTGGTTGCATACCAAAGAAGTTGATGCACCAGGCTGCGATACTCGGTGAAAGCATACAT gaAGCCGTCGCCTACGGGTGGGAAGTGCCTTCTATAAACCAGGTCAAAATAAACTGGTCGGCGTTGACCGAAGCCGTTCAGAATCATATCAAATCGGTCAATTGGGTCACCAGAGTAGACTTAAGGGAGAAGAAAATCGAATATATCAATGGTTTGGGAGAGTTCAAGGATCCGCACACGCTGGTCGCCACGCTGAAGAACGGGAACAAGAAGGAACTGACGGCTAAGAACATTCTGATAGCCGTGGGCGGACGACCACACTACCCTGATATCCCTGGAGCCAAGGAGTACTGCATCACCAGCGATGACATCTTCAGCTTGAGCCATCCCCCCGGCAAGACGCTAGTCGTGGGCGCTGGGT ATATCGGTCTAGAATGCGCGGGTTTCCTCAACTCGCTGGGCTTCCCGGCGACGGTGCTGGTGAGGTCGGTGCCGCTGCGAGGCTTCGACCAGCAGATGGCGGGTCTGGTCACCAGCGAGATGCAGGAGAAGGGCGTGGTGTTCCAGCACAAGTGCGTGCCGCTCTCCGTGGAGCGGCTGGAGTCCGGCCAGCTCAAGGCTCGCTGGATGAACACGGACACGCAGCAACA GAGCGAAGACGTGTTCGACACAGTGTTACTGGCCACAGGAAGATACGCGCTCACCGAACAGCTCAACCTGAAGGCCGCCGGGGTCACG ACGTTGGACGATCACGGCAAGGTGGTCTCCAGCGACGAGTCCACCAACGTCCCTCACATCTTCGCGGTCGGCGACGTGCTGTCGTCGCGGCCGGAGCTGACCCCGGTGGCGATCCACGCGGGCCGGCTCCTCGCGCGCCGCATGCTCGGCGGCGGGAAGCAACACATGGACTACGACAACGTCGCCACCACCGTCTTCACTCCGCTGGAGTACGGCTGCGTGGGCCTCAGCGAGGAGACGGCGCTCGAGAG ATACGGCGCTGACAACCTGGAGGTGTACCACGCCTACTACAAGCCGACCGAGTTCTTCATACCTCAGAAGAACATTCGGAACTGTTACTTGAAGGCGGTGGTCCGGCGCGAGGCTCCCTACCAGGTGCTGGGGCTTCACTTCGTGGGCCCCGCGGCCGGGGAGGTCATCCAAGGCTTCGCCGCCGCTATCAA GTGCGGTTTGACCATGGAACAGCTGATGAACACGGTGGGCATCCACCCCACGGTGGCCGAGGAGTTCACGAGACTGAACATCACCAAGAGGTCCGGCAAGGATCCCAACCCCGCCTCCTGCTGCAGCTAG
- the LOC116767807 gene encoding thioredoxin reductase 1, mitochondrial isoform X5 has translation MAPIDGTYDYDLAVIGGGSGGLACAKEAVNLGAKVAVLDYVTPSPQGTKWGLGGTCVNVGCIPKKLMHQAAILGESIHEAVAYGWEVPSINQVKINWSALTEAVQNHIKSVNWVTRVDLREKKIEYINGLGEFKDPHTLVATLKNGNKKELTAKNILIAVGGRPHYPDIPGAKEYCITSDDIFSLSHPPGKTLVVGAGYIGLECAGFLNSLGFPATVLVRSVPLRGFDQQMAGLVTSEMQEKGVVFQHKCVPLSVERLESGQLKARWMNTDTQQQSEDVFDTVLLATGRYALTEQLNLKAAGVTTLDDHGKVVSSDESTNVPHIFAVGDVLSSRPELTPVAIHAGRLLARRMLGGGKQHMDYDNVATTVFTPLEYGCVGLSEETALERYGADNLEVYHAYYKPTEFFIPQKNIRNCYLKAVVRREAPYQVLGLHFVGPAAGEVIQGFAAAIKCGLTMEQLMNTVGIHPTVAEEFTRLNITKRSGKDPNPASCCS, from the exons ATGGCACCTATAG ATGGAACATATGACTATGATCTAGCGGTAATCGGTGGTGGTTCAGGGGGTCTTGCTTGTGCAAAGGAAGCTGTGAACCTGGGTGCCAAAGTGGCAGTATTAGATTATGTGACCCCATCACCTCAAGGAACAAAGTGGGGCCTCGGTGGGACATGTGTCAATGTTGGTTGCATACCAAAGAAGTTGATGCACCAGGCTGCGATACTCGGTGAAAGCATACAT gaAGCCGTCGCCTACGGGTGGGAAGTGCCTTCTATAAACCAGGTCAAAATAAACTGGTCGGCGTTGACCGAAGCCGTTCAGAATCATATCAAATCGGTCAATTGGGTCACCAGAGTAGACTTAAGGGAGAAGAAAATCGAATATATCAATGGTTTGGGAGAGTTCAAGGATCCGCACACGCTGGTCGCCACGCTGAAGAACGGGAACAAGAAGGAACTGACGGCTAAGAACATTCTGATAGCCGTGGGCGGACGACCACACTACCCTGATATCCCTGGAGCCAAGGAGTACTGCATCACCAGCGATGACATCTTCAGCTTGAGCCATCCCCCCGGCAAGACGCTAGTCGTGGGCGCTGGGT ATATCGGTCTAGAATGCGCGGGTTTCCTCAACTCGCTGGGCTTCCCGGCGACGGTGCTGGTGAGGTCGGTGCCGCTGCGAGGCTTCGACCAGCAGATGGCGGGTCTGGTCACCAGCGAGATGCAGGAGAAGGGCGTGGTGTTCCAGCACAAGTGCGTGCCGCTCTCCGTGGAGCGGCTGGAGTCCGGCCAGCTCAAGGCTCGCTGGATGAACACGGACACGCAGCAACA GAGCGAAGACGTGTTCGACACAGTGTTACTGGCCACAGGAAGATACGCGCTCACCGAACAGCTCAACCTGAAGGCCGCCGGGGTCACG ACGTTGGACGATCACGGCAAGGTGGTCTCCAGCGACGAGTCCACCAACGTCCCTCACATCTTCGCGGTCGGCGACGTGCTGTCGTCGCGGCCGGAGCTGACCCCGGTGGCGATCCACGCGGGCCGGCTCCTCGCGCGCCGCATGCTCGGCGGCGGGAAGCAACACATGGACTACGACAACGTCGCCACCACCGTCTTCACTCCGCTGGAGTACGGCTGCGTGGGCCTCAGCGAGGAGACGGCGCTCGAGAG ATACGGCGCTGACAACCTGGAGGTGTACCACGCCTACTACAAGCCGACCGAGTTCTTCATACCTCAGAAGAACATTCGGAACTGTTACTTGAAGGCGGTGGTCCGGCGCGAGGCTCCCTACCAGGTGCTGGGGCTTCACTTCGTGGGCCCCGCGGCCGGGGAGGTCATCCAAGGCTTCGCCGCCGCTATCAA GTGCGGTTTGACCATGGAACAGCTGATGAACACGGTGGGCATCCACCCCACGGTGGCCGAGGAGTTCACGAGACTGAACATCACCAAGAGGTCCGGCAAGGATCCCAACCCCGCCTCCTGCTGCAGCTAG